The sequence below is a genomic window from Rhinopithecus roxellana isolate Shanxi Qingling chromosome 7, ASM756505v1, whole genome shotgun sequence.
AGGCAGATAAAAAATGTCCTCCTCGACAGACTGAAATGCCAGTTAATGAGGGTgtaatttccaaattttctgtgATATGAGTAGGATGGAAACCACGAGATGACAGACTAACAAAAAATTCTTGAATTCTGTCAGAGCAAGACAAAAATAACCAGAGAAGCATTTCAAGAATGcccacagaagagaaaaatgtctAATGATAGGTTTGAAGGCAAAGATTATAAAATGAATACACCATGAATAACCAAGAGACAGATAGAAAATCAATAATGAGGAGAAGTCGGCAAAGCCTGAGTCCTGTCGTCTCGCCTTCCTCCCATACAGCATGAGCTTCACCACTCGCTCCACCTTCTCTACCAACTACCGGTCCCTGGGCTCTGTCCAGGCGCCCAGCTACGGCGCCCGGCCGGTCAGCAGCGCGGCCAGTGTCTATGCAGGCGCCGGGGGCTCTGGTTCCCGGATCTCCGTGTCCCGCTCCACCAGCTTCCGGGGCGGCATGGGGTCCGGGGGCCTGGCCTCAGGGATGGCTGGGGGTCTGGCAGGAATGGGAGGCATCCAGAACGAGAAGGAGACCATGCAAAGCCTGAACGACCGCCTGGCCTCTTACCTGGACAGAGTGAGGAGCCTGGAGACCGAGAACCGGAGGCTGGAGAGCAAAATCCGGAAGCACTTGGAGAAGAAGGGACCCCAGGTCAGAGACTGGAGCCATTACTTCAAGATCATCGAGGACCTGAGGGCTCAGATCTTCGCAAATGCTGTGGACAATGCCCGCATCGTTCTGCAGATTGACAATGCCCGTCTTGCTGCTGATGACTTTAGAGTCAAGTATGAGACAGAGCTGGCCATGCGCCAGTCTGTGTAGAATGACATCCATGGGCTCCGCAAGGTCATTGATGACACCAATGTCACTCGActgcagctggagacagagatcgaggctctcaaggaggagctgctctTCATGAAGAAGAACCACGAAGAGGAAGTAAAAGGCCTACAAGCCCAGATTGCCAGCTCTGGGTTGACCGTGGAGGTAGATGCCCCCAAATCTCAGGACCTCgccaagatcatggcagacaTCCGGGCCCAATATGACGAGCTGGCTCGGAAGAACCGAGAGGAGTTAGACAAGTACTGGTCTCAGCAGATTGAGGAGAGCACCACAGTGGTCACCACACAGTCCGCCGAGGTTGGAGCTGCTGAGACGACGCTCACAGAGCTGAGACGTACAGTCCAGTCCTTGGAGATCGACCTGGACTCCATGAGAAATCTGAAGGCCAgcttggagaacagcctgagggaggtggaggcccgCTACGCCCTACAGATGGAGCAGCTCAATGGGATCCTGCTGCACCTGGAGTCAGAGCTGGCACAGACCCGGGCAGAGGGACAGCGACaggcccaggagtatgaggcccTGCTGAACATCAAGGTCAAGCTGGAAGCTGAGATTGCCACCTACCGCCGCCTGCTGGAAGATGGCGAGGAATTCAATCTTGGTGATGCCTTGGACAGCAGCAACTCCATGCAAACCATCCAAAAGACCACCACCCGCCGGATAGTGGATGGCAAAGTGGTGTCTGAGACCAACGACACCAAAGTTCTGAGGCATTAAGCCAGCAAAAGCAGGGTACcctttggggagcaggaggccaataaaaagttcagagttcaaaaaaaaaataataataataataataatgaggagAAATTACACCAGGATCTACAAATAATAGAGCAATATGAAAGCAGCTATAGAATGGGTGTGCTTTGTTTTTTAGAAGATTTAGGAATAagatttataaacataaaaacaggAGAATATGAAGTAAAACAGACATGTAAAAGAACCAAGGAGAATCTTAGGAATAGAAAATATAGTCACTGAAAAAAAATAGTGCAGATAAACCATAGATTAGACTGAAATGAAAAGACTATTAGTGATTGGCCAATTTATCCATTTCCCTAAGATAGTGGAGAGGAGTGAACAAATGGAAATTAGGTAAGAAAAGACAGTATGAATTGACTGGCTCCAAgatatagctaaaaaaaaaaatcagaaggaacAAATACACAGAATGAGatagaagtattttttaaaatgataatagcaGAGAATCTTCAATAAACTGATAAAAGATATCCTTATGGTAAAATGACTTACTGGGAGACAAggctgaatataaaaatatatccagaacTGCTAATGTACTATATTGATAAAGTTCTCATCAATAATTagtaattaagataaaaatattttcgtaaaatacatttaagtcaagaactaagtaaaataaatttaaaaccacAGAAAGATTTAAtggatgaataattttttttcaataaattgtgctagaGCTTTTGGACATACATAGGGAGAAAGTAAATCTCAACTGAAATCTCAAATGTTATACAAAACGacttaaaatggatcatagatctaagtgtaaaacataaaactacaaaatatatatgaGTTGTGAGGCTTAAAGGGTATATTCTAAACtttgattaataaaattatttttatcaattttaataaaaaactattattctatatattctgtagcaaaatatattacaaaattattgATATATAAAGAGGTTATCAAAAATACAGAGCCAAAAATGTGCAGCACAAAAGTATTATGGCACTGTGCTCATGTGTTATTAGAAATGTACATAGAGATTAATATATAACTGCTCTAGATTACATGACGTTTTGatgtcaactttttaaaatttgtaatttgttgtaatttcttttttttcttctaaatatccTTTTGTTCTAAATTTTGTTCTAAATGTCCTTGGGCTGAACAGACACAGAGAGTATAGGAGCTCTGACATTTGTGCTGAGGAAATACTTCTCTGGATAGCTTCCTGCTCCTCTATAAAACTATTCTCCCAACATATTTTCTAAGAATGTGAAATGTGAAGGAATTGACACCAGAAAAGCCAAATTCTGCCAata
It includes:
- the LOC104657073 gene encoding LOW QUALITY PROTEIN: keratin, type I cytoskeletal 18 (The sequence of the model RefSeq protein was modified relative to this genomic sequence to represent the inferred CDS: substituted 1 base at 1 genomic stop codon) produces the protein MSFTTRSTFSTNYRSLGSVQAPSYGARPVSSAASVYAGAGGSGSRISVSRSTSFRGGMGSGGLASGMAGGLAGMGGIQNEKETMQSLNDRLASYLDRVRSLETENRRLESKIRKHLEKKGPQVRDWSHYFKIIEDLRAQIFANAVDNARIVLQIDNARLAADDFRVKYETELAMRQSVXNDIHGLRKVIDDTNVTRLQLETEIEALKEELLFMKKNHEEEVKGLQAQIASSGLTVEVDAPKSQDLAKIMADIRAQYDELARKNREELDKYWSQQIEESTTVVTTQSAEVGAAETTLTELRRTVQSLEIDLDSMRNLKASLENSLREVEARYALQMEQLNGILLHLESELAQTRAEGQRQAQEYEALLNIKVKLEAEIATYRRLLEDGEEFNLGDALDSSNSMQTIQKTTTRRIVDGKVVSETNDTKVLRH